The genomic window aaaatattttcatccaAAAATCCTAATCATAAAGTAATTAttgcaattattaaatattttaattttaaaataaactttgtttgactattatttttaggaattaaaacattttgctatatttataatgagaaAATTTACTGAAGttgccaaaaaaaataaaaaagtcttTGTAGAATTATTATTCTGGAAAGATTTAAAAGTGGCATATGAAATTGAAGAAGGGTATGATGCAGaccaaaaaactaaaacaacaaATTGGAATGAGGAACAAGAAGATGAGTTACATAGACTTCATCAAGAATATGCACAAGATATGCCCGAtgaaggtaaataatattaagtacagtATATCCTTACGGTCAATGTAATgaattgtaatgttttttttagatgaagTAGCTTGGATTTGCAAAAACCTTATTAGACAGGACCGTTCAAAAATAAGTATCATTAAAAAACTCAAACAACTtgatattataccaataagagtaagtgtttttaaatgttttatgttaataactcattaagtactttaaatatttttattttttagaaaaccaaAAGAATGGTCAGAGAATTTTCTGAAGCTGAAATAGTACAAATTACTCAAATATTTCAAGAATTTAAAGATGCGACTTGTCCAATAAATTCAATCATGAATAAATTAGATGTGAAACGTCCAAAAAATcacataattgataaaatacttgaattgGGTTTGATTAGAGATCGAAAGGagctgttaaaaaaaaaatctaaggaTTCTAATAAATGTACTCAAAGagattatcattatttcaaaaataataaaaatattctttttcattatttgtttagctatcaaaaatcaaaaccaGTCGAGTGATGAAAGTAATGATGATTTGGATTTGGATTATGACACTGAACCTACTTACCATAGTTTAACTTctgtttatgtattaaattctattaaaaaaataatcaataaggATATGAAAACAGCTTTACTGTGGTTGATTGAGAGCTTAGACGAGGCAGTAGATGATTTGGATGTAGACGAATCTGATATTCCCCTATTGCCATTGTCTGATGAGTGTATGACAGCTGTTAATGATGTTGATTTTCAAGATATGATGCAAATATTAGGCTTACATAGACCTTCAAGTATTCAGGTAACACATACaatgaaatcaataataattgaataatcaaaaactaataataatgtatatttaaaaggaAACCTATTGGCGTATACCAGGTAGATGGCAAGCAAATGATATCCACCAACGATCTACAGCAATCAAGAATGTGATAGAAGGTAATTTTGTTACTGATGAAACAAATACAACCTATAAAGTTGATGACAGTAGTGATGAGGATGTCGGAACAACATTTGACAGGATAAGGAAATCTCTAGCTCAAAACAGTGTAAATGATGATCAGGAgatcataaatacaaaattgaataattctcactatagtaaagaaaaaattggaTTTAACAAAAGTATtggtcataatataaatacatttttattagagaATAGTGATGTTGAAGATAATGTTACCCCTATAAAAGTACTTTTGGACACAAGTGGTAATAATATCAGTGGCCatagtttttcaataaaacaattattggaAGACAGTGATGAAGATGATTTGGAAAAGAGTATtgtttcaatgaaaaaaagaaaggCTGTGTTAGAAGACAGTGATGAAGAAGATGAAGAAGCTATTCCTAACCAGAAAAtatcaaatcatattattttagaacaaGTTGATAGTGACAAAggtaataatcaaaatgtttcaacattaaaaaaaatgaataccttATTAGAAGATGACACAGTTCATACTATGAAATCTCATTTAGATGGAAGTGATAAAGAAGGTTTTGATGAGACTCATAAAAGAAAGTCATCGCTGACAAACAGTGACTCTGAAGAGGAAATTGGTGGGTTCATAAAAAAGaccaaatactttataaatgatGACAGCGACTAGCATgtcaaataacttttattttttaaagtatacaataatatattaaaataataaacatttaaaaaaaaagtaacttgtatgtgtgtgtttgtaccttatacaatataggtataatgttttttcctAATAATTCCCAATATGCCCTATTTTATCtcacgtatattatgttacttttattactcaattatacatactatatataaagtataaaaatgtaaagtattaaataaactcttattttcataaaacataGTGTTATTCATTGTTATTGATGGTACTTCAATAAagcacaaaaattattattgaataattacggtgtacataaaatatattagaacaaACAGGATAACAgcaatataggtatgtacgtCTACGGAGTACAAGAATATACCTTTTGCACGGCCGGCGGTATTGTTTCCTTTGTTTTAGAGTTAGCCAGCAGACAGTCTCCCAAAAGTCGAGGACAAGAAATGCGACCGGACTGGATGCCATCGGCCGTCATTAATAAGTCGTAATTGATTTCATTGCTAACGACGGAGTCTCGTCTGCCGAACAAAAATCACATAATTCATTCGTAACCAACTAAAAAATGGTCGAAGGTCGCTATGATATCATCGTTCATACTTGTACGACGGATGTTCTTGGATAAACCGACGTATCCAACTAGCCGTCGTATCGATTTGGCCGGACGCACGGCGTGAAATGAGCTTTAGATACTGTTGGATGGTGCAATGCGTGTCTGTATCGACTTCCATACTGGACAAGTAACTGTGAATCAACGGAATGAGACCGGGGAATTCGCCCATCTGAAAACACGTTAATTTTATAGGTTACGCAATACGTAGgtcaaattaaacatatattatattgtttaattttgaactCAGAAGTTAGCTTTTAGAGTCTTCaaagtcattaaaataatatgtaatgtattaatgtacaacataatatattagcttATTCAATCAACTCATAAAAACACTATGTATCGATTCgtcaaagtatattttattcttatcacgaagcgcaaaataataatacctaacatataataatataatattaatattacaatatactaaTGGAGTAATGTATTAAACCAGTACAATACATGCATTGTTTCGACTGTTTCGagtaaacgttaaaaaaaccaaggtaaataataaaataaataattattttttttttaaagtaatttcagTGATGTGAGTCGTTCTGTTTTCTTCAagtcgttttaattttaaccgcACAAacttgcaaaataaaatagtctCAAATACTATGATCCCAACTGTACTATGTTTATAAGTCAAAAGTctcaaactattatattatatttacttttccgTTGATGATTTCGTTTATGGACATTGTCGTGTAAGAGGCATCGTCGTGGGAACCATTTACGTCAACGTTTGCGGTTTTAGATGTAGATGCAGCAATGTTTTTACGAAACCAAAACTTCTCCGTTAGAGCAGCAGATCGCTTTTGAGCTTTTGACATATTCTCGTCCACCTACAAATGGTTTgattaatatacgtatatattatatataatataatataatatatgtgaataattatattattcacctCGACGGAATGACTGATAAAACGTACTTTACTAATGGGAATGATGAAGTTTAATTGATACGACAAAATAACCCTAGTGAGTAGGACGACGAAGCACACGATCGCGGCGTTTTCAAAATCGGTTAGTTGCACTTCACATGGTCTGAATTCCACGCGCCAACCGATTGTTGACTTAGGAGGCGGAGGCTTAAACCGCATTGTCTGCCAATTAGTTGACTGTATGttctattatgtattatataaaacaaaacgagcacgtttgttattattttatttccaaaattgattgaaataatacattttatatttattatttatattaaagtatgtgtatacatttaaatatcgtATTTAGTTGAGTTTATAAGGGGTGgtgcaaaataatttgtttatattacatgttaaacaagtaaaaacaatatttcactATAGACATTGGACAAGGGACTAACCGActaaagtacaatatttttaatgagtataactataattatattagaaagtaactatacattataaagcaTGTAATTGACTACCAAATTACTACCAGTTTTAAGAACTTAATCTACCCTTTGACTTGTCATTACGAATCACGATGTGCAATTAATAGTTACGGCATAATCGTTTCTAACCTACGAGTTGGAAAAATGCAATAAAGGACGCttcaaacattaatattttattattcttttaaaataagactTTAAATACGAGTAGTAATTCACAAACCTgctttctatattatattaataatgtaatattataccctttaaaagttaaaatatgcatttatttaaataaaaattattaaagcatTTCGAGGAGCGTATTATTCGTATGTACGATAtatacaagaaaataaacttttttaaaaagaaagagTCGTTGAATCTTtgacatgtataatgtatatatacagtaaaaaaacCTATATGTTTAGGTGAAGTATACTTCAAAGTGATCCATCTCGACAGTATCATCTTGATGCACTTTCTCGTTAAACAGAGATACAGTATCTCGGATGAATAGGTGCGCTACGTGCTGAGCCATCTGATGATCGATGTCGGCGCTCTTAAGTTTGTTGTAGATCGTTTTGTCGTATACCAGTGACACGTCGTTAAACCTACcgcaacaaataaaaaaacttgtcaagtaaaaatgttaaaaaataaataaatacaaaatcaaatttcataattaaattgtattgcatCAATAGTCCGTGCCTGAATAAGGTACGATTTCCTTACAGCATTAAAGTGTGGGTACAGCAAAGCGTCACGACGCCGGGTCTAGACGCTTACTATGTCCGAAACGGTAGATAAAGCTAGACGCTAAAAGGAAATCTTATCctaagtttttaagttattacaaaaataaacaccaGTTTAGTAAGTACGAGTATGTGAGTTTTAGGTTAAATATGATTGACTGCACATGTACAGCGTCAGTTGTTTTCAgcgttaatttcaaaaatatattagattacaCAAGAGTAATTATTTCTgtcaaaaatactaatatttcattacaCTTATATTCTTTTTGTCGTGTCCGATAATAAAAATgccaataacaattatattatatatataaaaaaaaaacaacaataaaataaacaaataaaataaaataaatcaatttggtACGTCtaataaatcacatttttgGTAACGTTCTATATGTTGTATTGAGACCAGTAAGCGGCCACCTCTATTGCATTTGTGTTTGTCAGAATCAGATCTTCCCTGGTGCATTGTGCTGGACTCatggtacataaaaaaaggtGTTCATCGGTCTGTCGTTCTCCACAGTCGCATGTGTCATCTTCTCCATTAAATTTCcattttaccatattatagcTTAAGTCATCGCCACCCCGGCTTTCAATCTGTTAAAGAGTTTTCCATAATGGCCATGGAAGGTGTTCACCCATTGGAAGTTGTTGTGTAGACTGAGTCAGTTCTTCCGGTTATAGCTCATCTTGCCACCTTTGCAGTCTAGCTTTTTGTGGGAATTCGTGCAGttcttttattgtttgtatgaAACTTTTTCGAGATTTAAGTCTTGTGTTAGTGATTTCATGTCCAAACATAGGATGTCTTTCGTCCTTTATCTGTTTGGTTTTTTCTATATCGGTGGTTACTCGTCATCTAATTTCAGGTGGAGCTATGCCTGCTAGAAGGTATAGCTTGTATGGTAGGCGTTGGTCTAAGACATCCCGTTATGATTCTGCAGGTATCCTTCAGAACTACAGATACATTTTTGGCGTGTTTGGATTGGCTACACAAAATGGACACGCATATTCTCCAGTTGAGAAACATAGGGCTATTCCTGTTGTTCGTATGGTGTGAGGTGAGGTCGTACCCCCTATTGGCTTCCAGCTAGTTTTCTAAGTAGGTTGTTCCTTGCTTGTACTTTCATTTTAGTTTTCGAACAGTGCTCCTTAAATGTCAATGTCCTGTCTAAGGTGATACCAAGATACACGGGATAATCAGTGTTGTGCAGTGTTTTCCCAGTCATTCTATATTAGGGTGTTTCTTGGCATCACGGTTTCGTAGGTGGAAGCAACATACCTGTGTTTTGTTTGGGTTTGGTTTTAATTGGTTATTGTCATAGAAGTTGGTCATGACTTTAAGtgcgttttttaatttcttttctaCATAATCGAAGGTTGTATCTTAAGCTGTGATTGCTAGATCGTCTGCATATAAAAAGTGTTACGTGTCTCTCGGAGTTGGCTGGTCGTTTGTGTATAGGTTAAAAAGCATTGGTGCTATCACATTTATAtgcaaatttaacattaataaaaaacaaatttatcaatgtcacattatacataaaaaaaagtgattagGCTGCAGAAAAGGTACAGTTGAGAATCCCAAAAAAGACAAATTACCACGCcaaaaattttgatgaaaatcaaaataacacCAAAACTTGATGTGTACAAAAAATcagtatacctactaatataaaataataataaaaagtattttaaagtaaaaaaaatcccCTCACTTTTCTCCTTGGCTTGATAGGTACAACGTGGTAGAGTCGTAACGCGATTTGGGTATAACGAACTTGTCTGTGGTCAACGGCTCCAATCCCCTTTCTTGTCGCGTGCGGCAGTCCACGGACCGTGATATCACATCCCAGCGACAGTCTACGTCTGTTAAGTACCCTCGAAATACAGGCGATGCCGCCGTCAATGCTAACTACATCAAAAATGTGGAAAAAATGAATaggcatataataatttatttattatgtatatatatatatatatatatgtaataccaGATACGATTAGATAAAACAAGTTGGACAAgtgtaatactaatttttatgtaccacattgtatatgaaaaataattctaaacaaagtgatgaatgtatatttatttatttatttatttatttatttatattgatttaacgaTGTGTGTTTTTCACCATTTGGggtaacatttaacatttttttttaaacataactcACAACTCGAATACTCGATATACTTAGTTGCAGGTTAACCTAATACGTTTATTTCCCAATGTAAAAACCaatggaatttttatttttatttaataatatattgtactcaCTACTCGTACTATATACCAATAGGATGttaatatactcgtactatCGTCTACGTCTATCAcatctaattagtaattatctatatatatttatgatttaatttttaaaacaatagtacCGTTGGATacgaaattaaacatatttcatatacctacgtgttttacatattaataaatgattagatatcgtagttttttttatgaatatctaataacaataaataactaatagaaaataataaatatggttaaattttttaaataatacgaattgtttcatttttattattatttatttgattcacTTTAAATAgtcatttaacttaatttctaGGCGGATAGTGAAATTGCATAACAATCAAATTCTTTGACTATATGCCTAGGTAATTTAGTCATATGCCTGATTAGGCTATACTCGTATGCctacgacataatattatataaaaacaacaattaaaactctgttattatttagttgtttTGCAAATTTAAGTGTAAATGTTTGACTCACCAAAATTGGACACAGCGGAGTGAGCTGATCATAAAGAGTTCGGGCTTCTTTGATACAACATGcctgtacaattttttagcaatcaaaataaataataggtacattttggTAAGTGCAACACttcattagaattaaaatgaCCTACGGTCATCATATTATTGCGTACTTGAAACGTCATCTGTAAACAGCAACAGCCCATGCCGAATGCCATGGCATCCATGTATACGTGATCGGGTAATGCCGCGTTCAAACTGTCCGCATCCCCGCCGATACTAATCAAATCTTCTTCGAACGGATTCTGAGTGTTTTCATCTttgaatactataaattaaaaataaacactatattggttaaattttatttgcgttccattataataaatattatcaattattgcaAAATGTCAAGAGTGCattcaataatttagataactGGAAAACtagaaaagaataatatttttttttgcttttttgctAAGAGTTTAAGACAGAAAATATTGGGCAAAAGCGGTTTTGgctttgtaataattacacataCCTACatgtctataaattaatattgtatactatttatacttttgtttaaatttaatttaaaaacaaagagATCTTAAGTAGATAGGTATACCaactatatctatacataagaaaccataaagtaataataaaaattaattaatacgaaattttaatactatagttcatcaatataaatttcaatcttGAATCTAACCAATggtcatacaatataaatacgtagTAGAACCAAccgtaaactatataatacgtaattgCAACAATAACCTTAACatagtaatacatatattagaaaatatctgCAGCAGTGCAGcatattattacttgtaaGATATATGCtattaagattaattattttaagactaGATAATATTCTGTTAGGTATTATCATTGATCAACGTTTTACATGGTCTCCTCATCTTCGAAACAAAATACTATCCTTAAACGATCGACTTCGTCTTCTCTGTTCTCTCTTAACCACCAGCAAAATAAAGTTACCAACCAAGCTACTAATATACAAACTGTATCTCAAACCAATGTGGACGTATGGAATCCAAGCATGGGGATCTGCAAAAATCTCAAACATAAACTGTATCCAGCGCTTTCAATCCAAAACCCTCCGGCCTCCGTGCTATAACTAAAGCGCCCTTCTATATGCGTGTCCAACCAGACCTTAAATAGCGATCTTGCCATCTCACCCGTCCACGATGCAGCTAAAACATTCTACAGGCAATTCAacttaaatgttcaaaacCACACCAATCCCTTAATTAAAGGACTCAAGTCAAAAATTATACCAGGTAACCCCAAAAAGATTAAAACGGCGGTGGTGTCGGGACCTATTAatctagttaaaattttaaattgtataatactatggtAAAcgcatatacctatgtatatgaGTAACTGACAAAGTGCTTTTTTTAATCTGTCTTTCCAAGCCATAAATTCATCtatcaaatttacttattgttcTAGTTAGGTAAcagattgtaaaaaaaaaagataatattccGTAGTtagcatgtattatatacactataaaataataatatacaatatattgtaacttaaatttaacataaaaatgcaCAAGAATATCATAATGTGATATTGATTTCCCCCCTCCATGATCGTAAAAACGactgttataaacttataactttataagtattGGAAATTTCACgaggttaatataatatactatattatattttatattatcataatcgttcgcatatgtatataataataatatggtagtaGTGACCTTTATCATGTATGgatttattgaatttgtataaactatatattaaatagtgttACGTtacatacataggtattaatgACACCTACAAGTATAcagttatttatgtttaaattatctttcaaacatattatgtatgcctgttaaaatattttatcatcattacctattgaagttttaaattaaataaacatatatatattatatatataaaacgagACCAGAACAATAAATAGTTATCGCCATACTAGTGACtacatacaagtataataacaaattattaaaaaaaaaaaaattttaatttgattaataggtataacatgCTATACTGCTACTATAGAAaatgctaattattattagaaaacaaGTAGATAGttaaaaacactaaataaaactataatattcagttaTAACTGCAGAGCTACCTGGGAGACAACTTcgagaaataatatacatattatcgcAAAGTTATACTTCATTCATCGAACACAATATGGCATGTTGAATTAATACaatggtaattataatattaaaaaatccaaCAATAAATTTTCGTGTCAtgtcatattttgaaattataattccgcataaatattcaatatcttTGTTAAGCTTACAAACacttgtatttttcaaatgcaaCAAGTACCTAACCTATATCTACTTAAACAATACACTAACACATACACAAAAAACCACATCAAAACTCAAATTACGAATATACAAATCTGATGAGTGATGACACAGTCGACCGaacaataattagtaatatagcaataataatagtagtataataatgaaataaagttacctatgtataaatatataatattatactacagtaCTACACAATATACACCGGCGGTCTCTGCAGCACTTACCATCAACTTAGTTAATTTGCTAACGTATAGTCATTTTACAATAGTGACCGTTTAGGCTGGAGCTATACACGGCGATATTCGCTGCGAAATTCGTTGAGCGGATTTCACAGCGAATATCGTTCTGTCCGTCACAACGAATTCCGTCACGCGGTTTTACGGATTGtgcgattttgaaaaaaatcgtcGACCGCCAATGAATATCGCGGCGATTTAATTCGCAGCGAAATCGTATAGCCAGCATGATTTAAACATATAGGTTTTCGACGACAACGAAATTCGCCGTGTATAGCTCCAGTCTTATAGGAATGTAAAAAACAACTTGCTTATTctgctaataaaatatgtatgtgtatatgtgCGCGCACACacagatttttaaatgtacctttattatatatatatatatatataagacagGTATATTTACTCGGAATGTTTATGGCCACTCGCTCCCCTCTCCGTTGCCGTATATTCCTGGTGAGCGTAGAGAACCTCGGATGTCCTTTGTAAATCGCCGAGTCCGGTATGAACAGCGAACGCGAAGCGCCAATCTTGGGTGTCGGCTGATCCACGGGCCACGTGAACTCTGGACATCCAAGCCTGCACACAAATGCGTCCCATATGCgtgcatattttgttatatctgTGCCTGGGCCATCTGAAACTACAAGCCCAAAACACCGAATCCAGTGCATAGCCTTTCTAACGTTCAATGAGTCCCTCATCCTTGCCCATATCCCTCCCTGCtcgaaaaatataagaaacttAAGACAACTCCATATCTTTTCCCTGCACGcgataaatatcaataaaggTATAAGTTAAGCTAGTCAACTTGGTTGTAAAACGCGGTAACAATTATCTCGATCTGCATCATATGATCATTACGATCAATTTATAGTATCAAATATGTGCACGTATATCTCAAAAATcgaaatagttcaaaaattgTCGTACTGAATATTATGACACTCAAAGCTTAATACTACAACACCATATCACCACctcacacatataatataataattattgatacatGCTCGCAGAATATTAAGGTGTAAAAAAGTCACCAAAATGCGTTTAAATTGTGCAATGATAATCAGTTATCGATCATCTTAAACTCCCGCAATCATTATGGATCAATAACGCATAGATGGGGAGGGGGACAagcaaaaataacaatagtcaTCTGTATACAGCAGTTTTGCATACCTGGGGAAATTCGTGATGGTCATCAGCACCTCGTCCGGCCCGAGTAATTGTTGTGCTTCCTCTCTGCGGTACCGCATATTCGCCTCTACTATGTTAAAATGGGCCAAAAGGCCACCATATGGTTTTCCAGGAGTGCCCTCAATCATGTAAGCCCCGTATTCAGGTCTCCACAGCGATTttacattactattatatagacaCAACACACAAATGTGTAAATTAGAGTAATTCATACATAATTACGAGTATACTATGAGGTTTCATAACACAAAGATCTACAattatatgtactatgtattatataatgatacacGACACACgtacacacaatatttttaaatcattaaattcacaTCATATGGTAAAACGCTaatagtttaaactttaaagaaaTCAGATATACGCTGATGACaatgatgaaaatatagtACCCGATAAGTACatactaatatgtattaaatgcaatacaatatattacaggtacaatatattatgttcttaacACTGGATTATCTTgtacatcataaattataatattaaaaactagatGTCCTTGAGCCAATGGCATAAAAACAATAGGTGGTCAAATATATCGATTTaaacgtgtatattatttattgttgagcCATCATACTTTATACTAgtagctaataataaaaataaaaataacgtgtATATTCAGTATGTATAGATCACTACCTAGAAATTGTGTAAACACACGAACGCACGATAATTCAAATGCagacataataaataactacaaaaaagaaacttatataatatatatgattctATAGTTCTATATAGCACCAACCTAAACAGcgactaaatttattttaattatttatatttttaaatatatgttgtaCAATAGAATTATCActgaagttaaaaatattatgttaataattttcatatttgttCTTTTTGTCGTACACAAATTTTGCACAGACCAAATTATTAACCTGtttaataaaacgtaaaaGCAGATATCTACCTACGTccacatacaatatacacatataattttattttgcatatatattggggtattttttttttgttttacatttttaatttcaaaaaacatttaaaatatacagtattaGACTTACACGTACTGCAGGTACGTTCATAGctaggaaaatattattgctattattggTGTCACACCACTAACAATTCGCGCAAATATGAAACgtcttttacaaaattaataattatttaataatctataactctttaaaaaaatgtataatataatttgaataaatttaatttctaaacgaAGTTTgttatgtcatattttatagttacagAAGG from Aphis gossypii isolate Hap1 chromosome 1, ASM2018417v2, whole genome shotgun sequence includes these protein-coding regions:
- the LOC126548835 gene encoding glutamate--cysteine ligase catalytic subunit isoform X1 — its product is MGLLTEGQPLTWEETKQLADHVRQHGIDQFLNLYHQLLDRKGDVLKWGDEVEYIIVKFDHTNKIARVRLCAQDILGQLNEKEANDPHNVKSLWRPEYGAYMIEGTPGKPYGGLLAHFNIVEANMRYRREEAQQLLGPDEVLMTITNFPRLGCPEFTWPVDQPTPKIGASRSLFIPDSAIYKGHPRFSTLTRNIRQRRGERVAINIPIFKDENTQNPFEEDLISIGGDADSLNAALPDHVYMDAMAFGMGCCCLQMTFQVRNNMMTACCIKEARTLYDQLTPLCPILLALTAASPVFRGYLTDVDCRWDVISRSVDCRTRQERGLEPLTTDKFVIPKSRYDSTTLYLSSQGEKFNDVSLVYDKTIYNKLKSADIDHQMAQHVAHLFIRDTVSLFNEKVHQDDTVEMDHFENIQSTNWQTMRFKPPPPKSTIGWRVEFRPCEVQLTDFENAAIVCFVVLLTRVILSYQLNFIIPISKVDENMSKAQKRSAALTEKFWFRKNIAASTSKTANVDVNGSHDDASYTTMSINEIINGKMGEFPGLIPLIHSYLSSMEVDTDTHCTIQQYLKLISRRASGQIDTTASWIRRFIQEHPSYKRDSVVSNEINYDLLMTADGIQSGRISCPRLLGDCLLANSKTKETIPPAVQKVYSCTP
- the LOC126548835 gene encoding glutamate--cysteine ligase catalytic subunit isoform X2, with the translated sequence MGLLTEGQPLTWEETKQLADHVRQHGIDQFLNLYHQLLDRKGDVLKWGDEVEYIIVKFDHTNKIARVRLCAQDILGQLNEKEANDPHNVKSLWRPEYGAYMIEGTPGKPYGGLLAHFNIVEANMRYRREEAQQLLGPDEVLMTITNFPRLGCPEFTWPVDQPTPKIGASRSLFIPDSAIYKGHPRFSTLTRNIRQRRGERVAINIPIFKDENTQNPFEEDLISIGGDADSLNAALPDHVYMDAMAFGMGCCCLQMTFQACCIKEARTLYDQLTPLCPILLALTAASPVFRGYLTDVDCRWDVISRSVDCRTRQERGLEPLTTDKFVIPKSRYDSTTLYLSSQGEKFNDVSLVYDKTIYNKLKSADIDHQMAQHVAHLFIRDTVSLFNEKVHQDDTVEMDHFENIQSTNWQTMRFKPPPPKSTIGWRVEFRPCEVQLTDFENAAIVCFVVLLTRVILSYQLNFIIPISKVDENMSKAQKRSAALTEKFWFRKNIAASTSKTANVDVNGSHDDASYTTMSINEIINGKMGEFPGLIPLIHSYLSSMEVDTDTHCTIQQYLKLISRRASGQIDTTASWIRRFIQEHPSYKRDSVVSNEINYDLLMTADGIQSGRISCPRLLGDCLLANSKTKETIPPAVQKVYSCTP
- the LOC126548835 gene encoding glutamate--cysteine ligase catalytic subunit isoform X3, whose product is MIEGTPGKPYGGLLAHFNIVEANMRYRREEAQQLLGPDEVLMTITNFPRLGCPEFTWPVDQPTPKIGASRSLFIPDSAIYKGHPRFSTLTRNIRQRRGERVAINIPIFKDENTQNPFEEDLISIGGDADSLNAALPDHVYMDAMAFGMGCCCLQMTFQVRNNMMTACCIKEARTLYDQLTPLCPILLALTAASPVFRGYLTDVDCRWDVISRSVDCRTRQERGLEPLTTDKFVIPKSRYDSTTLYLSSQGEKFNDVSLVYDKTIYNKLKSADIDHQMAQHVAHLFIRDTVSLFNEKVHQDDTVEMDHFENIQSTNWQTMRFKPPPPKSTIGWRVEFRPCEVQLTDFENAAIVCFVVLLTRVILSYQLNFIIPISKVDENMSKAQKRSAALTEKFWFRKNIAASTSKTANVDVNGSHDDASYTTMSINEIINGKMGEFPGLIPLIHSYLSSMEVDTDTHCTIQQYLKLISRRASGQIDTTASWIRRFIQEHPSYKRDSVVSNEINYDLLMTADGIQSGRISCPRLLGDCLLANSKTKETIPPAVQKVYSCTP
- the LOC126548835 gene encoding glutamate--cysteine ligase catalytic subunit isoform X4; amino-acid sequence: MRDSLNVRKAMHWIRCFGLVVSDGPGTDITKYARIWDAFVCRLGCPEFTWPVDQPTPKIGASRSLFIPDSAIYKGHPRFSTLTRNIRQRRGERVAINIPIFKDENTQNPFEEDLISIGGDADSLNAALPDHVYMDAMAFGMGCCCLQMTFQVRNNMMTACCIKEARTLYDQLTPLCPILLALTAASPVFRGYLTDVDCRWDVISRSVDCRTRQERGLEPLTTDKFVIPKSRYDSTTLYLSSQGEKFNDVSLVYDKTIYNKLKSADIDHQMAQHVAHLFIRDTVSLFNEKVHQDDTVEMDHFENIQSTNWQTMRFKPPPPKSTIGWRVEFRPCEVQLTDFENAAIVCFVVLLTRVILSYQLNFIIPISKVDENMSKAQKRSAALTEKFWFRKNIAASTSKTANVDVNGSHDDASYTTMSINEIINGKMGEFPGLIPLIHSYLSSMEVDTDTHCTIQQYLKLISRRASGQIDTTASWIRRFIQEHPSYKRDSVVSNEINYDLLMTADGIQSGRISCPRLLGDCLLANSKTKETIPPAVQKVYSCTP